A region from the Leptospira venezuelensis genome encodes:
- a CDS encoding ABC transporter permease, with translation MFRNIKWIFWKEVRVFFGTYLAPLVLGGTAFLNSLFVLILNFNSGTNYTETTIITFISFMSTMLIAMLIVAMGSITEEKNRGTLELLFTAPISDMEIVIGKFLFGTFVCAIIAIAVDGLFPLFLYFFWKAPLYIVASGTIGVFLLGLFTFAVGLFGSSLGKNQMISLLISIAILLTLWVIGYFSHLFDAATRSVLFHLHIFTHFISFSKGVLPLSSTVFFISGTIFFLYLTVKVLESRRWRG, from the coding sequence ATGTTTCGAAATATTAAATGGATCTTCTGGAAAGAAGTCAGGGTATTTTTTGGTACCTATTTAGCTCCTTTGGTTTTAGGCGGAACTGCGTTTTTAAATTCATTATTCGTATTAATTTTGAATTTTAACTCAGGAACAAATTATACCGAAACCACAATTATCACTTTTATCTCTTTTATGAGTACGATGTTGATTGCGATGTTAATCGTTGCAATGGGCTCTATAACCGAAGAAAAGAATAGAGGAACGTTGGAGCTCCTATTTACTGCGCCGATTTCAGATATGGAGATCGTAATAGGTAAGTTTTTATTCGGAACCTTCGTTTGTGCGATTATCGCTATTGCAGTGGATGGACTTTTTCCTTTATTCTTGTATTTCTTTTGGAAAGCGCCTTTATATATAGTTGCTTCAGGAACGATCGGAGTATTCTTGCTCGGACTCTTTACTTTTGCAGTAGGTTTGTTTGGGTCTAGTTTGGGAAAAAACCAAATGATCTCTCTTCTGATTTCGATCGCAATTTTGTTAACTCTCTGGGTGATCGGATACTTCTCCCATTTATTCGATGCTGCAACTAGAAGTGTTCTGTTCCACTTGCATATATTCACTCACTTTATCAGTTTTTCGAAAGGAGTGCTCCCTTTGAGCAGTACCGTTTTCTTTATCAGCGGAACGATCTTCTTTTTGTATCTGACCGTAAAAGTTTTGGAATCTAGGAGATGGAGAGGATGA
- a CDS encoding acyl-CoA thioesterase, giving the protein MIITPIQTRWNDLDPFAHVNNARYMSYFEIGRVDYCSKKFNTKDIYDVPFLLARMEVDMLKAVELFHPIEVWTSVSKIGNKSWDFTSLIRHSETKEIFTKAKTVQVSYDHRNKTSIPIPDWIRKILEGDLERFKATFEKVD; this is encoded by the coding sequence ATGATTATCACTCCGATCCAAACCAGATGGAACGATTTGGATCCTTTCGCTCATGTGAATAATGCAAGATACATGTCCTATTTTGAGATAGGAAGAGTGGATTATTGCTCCAAGAAGTTCAATACAAAAGATATTTATGATGTCCCGTTCTTACTTGCAAGAATGGAAGTGGACATGCTTAAAGCTGTAGAACTTTTTCATCCTATAGAAGTTTGGACCAGCGTTTCTAAGATAGGAAATAAGTCTTGGGACTTTACATCTTTGATCCGACACAGTGAGACAAAGGAAATTTTTACTAAGGCGAAAACAGTCCAAGTATCTTACGATCATCGTAATAAAACTTCGATTCCGATCCCAGATTGGATCCGCAAAATTTTAGAAGGGGATTTGGAGAGATTCAAAGCCACTTTCGAAAAAGTAGATTGA
- a CDS encoding helix-turn-helix domain-containing protein — MKTDLNKPKGIIKSFAGENWSLTRSAPSQDLSFFVEHYWSVRWDMRESGPKVQENLPHPSVHLVFEKENTKIFGVVSGRFAQRLEGEGRVFGIKFRPGAFYPFYKKSVSEITDKTIRIEEVFGIPTKPLEREVFELESESQLVQFAENFLYERLPEEDETITWINELTEKVSNDRSILKVEDMVKLSGMNKRSLQRIFNQYVGVGPKWVINRYRMFEILDRITKDTDWVELALELGYFDQAHFIKDFKRMVGKSPEEYSKSISGF; from the coding sequence TTGAAAACAGACTTAAACAAACCAAAAGGAATCATCAAATCCTTCGCAGGAGAGAATTGGAGTTTAACAAGAAGCGCTCCTTCTCAGGATTTAAGTTTTTTCGTAGAACATTACTGGTCTGTTCGTTGGGACATGAGAGAATCCGGACCAAAGGTGCAAGAAAATCTTCCTCATCCTTCTGTTCATTTGGTTTTCGAAAAAGAAAATACCAAAATTTTCGGAGTAGTGAGCGGCAGATTTGCACAAAGGTTAGAAGGAGAAGGTAGAGTATTCGGAATAAAATTCAGGCCAGGTGCATTCTATCCTTTTTATAAAAAATCAGTTTCGGAGATCACAGATAAAACAATCCGAATCGAAGAAGTTTTTGGAATTCCCACAAAACCATTGGAAAGAGAAGTATTCGAATTGGAATCAGAATCCCAGCTTGTGCAGTTTGCAGAAAATTTTTTATATGAAAGGCTTCCTGAAGAAGATGAGACGATTACTTGGATCAATGAGCTGACCGAAAAAGTTTCGAACGATAGATCTATCTTGAAAGTAGAAGATATGGTCAAACTTTCAGGAATGAATAAACGTTCTTTGCAACGTATCTTCAATCAATATGTGGGAGTTGGTCCTAAATGGGTGATCAATCGATATAGAATGTTCGAGATCTTGGATCGAATTACCAAAGATACAGACTGGGTTGAGTTAGCTTTGGAGTTGGGATATTTTGATCAGGCTCATTTTATAAAAGATTTCAAAAGAATGGTTGGTAAAAGCCCTGAAGAATATTCTAAAAGTATTTCAGGCTTTTAA
- a CDS encoding ABC transporter ATP-binding protein, with the protein MIKVRNLSKFYGEKLAIDRLNFELKEGEIVGLLGLNGAGKTTTIRILTGYLMATDGLCEFNGLNTFEHPIDVKKKIGYLPETPPLYPELTVSEYLIFAARIKQISEEDVPLELNRVLGLTDLTQVKDKVIETLSLGFRKRVGIAQAILGNPEIIIMDEPISGLDPKQIVEIRNLIHGLKEKHTILLSSHILPEVYKTCNRFLFLHKGRLVYQCDRQELEREMENLSGLEVTLSGKSRSETETYLNGVASKSGATFKFVGEDSVGSTFLINTSSERKFKEELYSGISSSGILPEFIRKQDVTLEQIFMNKV; encoded by the coding sequence ATGATAAAAGTAAGGAACCTTTCCAAATTTTACGGAGAGAAATTAGCCATTGATCGTCTGAATTTCGAACTCAAAGAGGGAGAAATTGTAGGATTACTTGGCCTTAACGGTGCAGGAAAAACAACTACGATCCGAATACTCACTGGTTACCTAATGGCAACCGACGGATTATGCGAGTTCAACGGACTTAACACATTCGAACATCCCATTGATGTAAAGAAGAAGATCGGTTATCTTCCGGAAACTCCTCCTTTGTATCCTGAATTGACTGTGAGTGAGTATCTCATATTCGCAGCTAGGATCAAACAGATCTCAGAAGAAGATGTTCCTTTGGAACTCAATCGAGTTTTAGGTCTTACCGATCTTACTCAAGTGAAGGACAAAGTAATCGAAACTCTTTCTCTTGGATTCAGAAAAAGAGTAGGGATCGCTCAGGCTATTTTAGGAAATCCTGAAATTATTATCATGGATGAACCTATCTCAGGATTGGATCCGAAACAAATAGTAGAAATTCGTAATCTAATTCATGGTCTTAAAGAAAAACATACAATCCTTCTTTCGAGCCACATACTTCCTGAAGTTTACAAAACCTGTAATCGATTCCTTTTCTTACATAAAGGAAGATTGGTATACCAATGTGATCGCCAGGAACTAGAAAGAGAGATGGAAAATCTCTCCGGTCTCGAAGTAACCTTATCCGGAAAATCCAGATCGGAAACTGAAACCTACTTGAATGGTGTCGCAAGCAAGTCAGGTGCGACTTTTAAATTTGTGGGAGAGGATTCTGTAGGTTCTACATTTTTAATCAACACTTCCTCAGAAAGAAAGTTTAAAGAAGAATTGTATTCCGGAATTTCTTCCTCTGGTATCCTGCCAGAATTTATTCGTAAGCAGGATGTGACCTTAGAACAAATCTTTATGAACAAGGTTTAA
- a CDS encoding Gldg family protein → MKSNLISRILSWASIVSLLLFFPIYESFSSTGLRWATSILVISIVAGSGFLSYIGSKKEDKEINLLISSGLGIISLGIYFLRVYLEDLSLQKGGTAPVWITNLREFLLVFLVLFVLGSVFLGILREWERSSFENQSSLKGRKQSLVRDFFLGTGILLLILILANYISVMRNHNFDLSSKGVHSFSIEAKKILKEIPEGAEVDVIAFYPRPLDSTARNADGSSSLALKRIRPDLEILLSQMTSIHPGFKVKFINADVELDEIAEFGQVSNGNILIRYRKAGATAGPYPEQKVGVKDKSELEDLERRLVQAFMNVTTKERKVYFTEANGERYSQTFQNLPNEKLVRFADALSFLNFKSTGIGFQNNWPSKIPDDAEFLVIAGPTVPFSPEARASILDFVFKKKGKLFITIEQRGAENFDWLLEEAGYTFEKGNLSQSPSRAPGLILTKAFRDHAIEESLSKKDTGIVFPYGGFFQQKPPTNPADIKLDASILLETGGDVYLDKNGNGKQEKEEEKKNLPIALVLKTKSATPVIPSPDPNTPPTTLPETKSEDEGRIVIYSGTSWITNQYIPYEANYELAGASVTWMYQDVSLPAIAPKKEEIETVSLTDGQKRAVWILGMFLFPGLIAGLGSIYVIKRKKAGQKDAK, encoded by the coding sequence ATGAAATCAAATTTAATTTCCAGAATTCTATCCTGGGCATCTATTGTTTCTTTATTACTCTTTTTTCCTATCTATGAATCTTTTTCAAGTACGGGACTTAGATGGGCGACATCAATTTTAGTAATCTCTATCGTTGCTGGATCCGGATTCTTATCATATATAGGCTCCAAAAAAGAAGATAAAGAAATTAACTTACTCATCTCTTCAGGACTTGGGATCATTTCCTTAGGAATTTATTTTCTTAGAGTATATTTAGAAGATCTTTCTTTGCAAAAAGGTGGAACTGCACCTGTTTGGATCACAAACTTAAGAGAATTCCTTTTGGTCTTCTTGGTCCTTTTCGTATTAGGAAGTGTATTTCTAGGAATATTAAGAGAATGGGAAAGAAGTTCTTTCGAGAACCAATCCAGTCTTAAGGGAAGAAAACAAAGCCTTGTCAGGGATTTTTTCCTGGGAACAGGGATACTTCTTCTTATATTAATCTTAGCAAATTATATTTCTGTAATGAGAAATCATAATTTCGATCTAAGCTCTAAAGGAGTGCATTCCTTTTCTATCGAAGCTAAAAAGATCTTAAAAGAAATTCCAGAAGGTGCCGAAGTAGACGTAATTGCTTTTTATCCTCGCCCATTGGACAGCACTGCAAGAAACGCAGATGGAAGTTCTTCTTTAGCTTTAAAAAGAATTCGCCCGGATCTTGAAATTTTACTCAGCCAGATGACTTCTATTCATCCTGGATTCAAAGTAAAGTTTATCAACGCTGATGTTGAGTTGGATGAGATCGCTGAATTTGGCCAGGTTTCTAACGGAAATATTTTAATACGTTATCGAAAGGCTGGTGCAACAGCAGGGCCGTATCCTGAACAAAAGGTCGGAGTAAAAGATAAGTCCGAGTTAGAAGATCTGGAAAGAAGATTGGTCCAGGCTTTTATGAACGTGACTACTAAGGAACGTAAAGTTTATTTCACGGAAGCGAACGGAGAAAGATATTCCCAAACTTTCCAAAATCTTCCGAATGAAAAACTGGTTCGTTTTGCGGATGCATTATCTTTTCTGAATTTCAAATCTACTGGGATTGGTTTTCAAAACAATTGGCCTTCTAAGATTCCGGATGATGCGGAGTTTTTGGTTATTGCAGGACCTACTGTTCCATTCTCTCCGGAAGCAAGAGCTTCTATTTTAGATTTTGTTTTTAAGAAGAAAGGAAAACTTTTCATTACGATCGAGCAAAGGGGAGCGGAAAATTTCGATTGGCTCTTAGAAGAAGCTGGATACACTTTTGAGAAAGGAAATCTTTCACAAAGTCCAAGCAGGGCCCCTGGTTTGATCCTGACTAAAGCTTTTAGAGATCATGCAATCGAAGAATCTCTTTCTAAAAAAGATACAGGGATAGTATTTCCGTACGGAGGTTTTTTCCAACAGAAACCTCCTACAAATCCTGCTGATATAAAGCTAGATGCTTCTATCCTTTTGGAAACTGGTGGAGATGTTTACTTAGATAAGAACGGAAATGGAAAACAAGAGAAGGAAGAAGAGAAAAAAAATCTTCCGATCGCTTTGGTATTAAAGACCAAATCTGCTACTCCGGTTATTCCTTCTCCAGATCCGAATACGCCTCCTACTACTTTACCTGAAACAAAATCAGAAGACGAAGGAAGGATCGTGATCTACTCCGGAACTTCTTGGATCACGAATCAATATATTCCATACGAAGCGAACTATGAACTCGCCGGTGCTTCCGTGACTTGGATGTACCAAGACGTTAGTCTTCCTGCAATCGCTCCTAAAAAAGAAGAGATTGAAACAGTTTCCTTAACTGATGGGCAAAAAAGAGCAGTCTGGATCTTGGGAATGTTTTTATTCCCGGGACTAATTGCTGGCCTTGGTTCCATCTATGTGATTAAGCGTAAAAAGGCCGGACAGAAAGATGCGAAATAA
- a CDS encoding ACP S-malonyltransferase, producing MAVANFLNEAKAQGNKLFLQFGGQGSPWLKELSKLYEADPSLKELFDTAFKALAEEVPSLRKDIISQGYDFESWIKNPESAPDENYLCSATVSIVGIFLTQTANYVSLVNKGFATSELIANAAGATGHSQGIIPAVLIALGKEGADFYKEYAKFLKFVLYLGYRAQELFGVYNPSEEVLKGNEEIGDKQPAPMVAVIGYSAAELSERVQSTNAELGLSGTKAIYVSLFNTPDSNIVSGTPEALLAFRKKFKAEMDEKKVKFVYLRTTAPFHCPIMDETEKTVPKDMERIGFSYKGSDLKIPVYSIFDGRNYQNEADITLPLFREVLIKALYWDKATTTFVKTPKLVGIDFGPSVVSQKLTQANLGTSENKIYSASSPKDIKVLLA from the coding sequence ATGGCAGTAGCAAACTTTTTGAACGAAGCAAAAGCTCAAGGCAATAAACTATTTTTGCAATTCGGAGGCCAGGGTTCTCCTTGGTTGAAGGAACTTTCTAAACTTTACGAAGCAGATCCTTCTTTAAAAGAATTGTTTGATACAGCTTTCAAAGCTCTCGCAGAAGAAGTTCCTAGCTTAAGAAAAGATATCATCTCTCAAGGATATGATTTCGAATCCTGGATCAAAAACCCAGAATCCGCTCCAGATGAAAATTATCTCTGCAGCGCGACCGTTTCTATCGTAGGTATCTTCCTCACCCAAACAGCAAATTACGTCTCTTTAGTTAACAAAGGTTTCGCAACTTCCGAGCTTATCGCAAATGCTGCGGGAGCGACCGGTCATAGCCAAGGGATTATTCCAGCTGTATTGATCGCCTTAGGAAAAGAAGGCGCCGACTTCTACAAAGAATACGCTAAATTTTTAAAATTCGTTTTATATCTTGGATACAGAGCTCAGGAACTTTTCGGAGTTTATAATCCTTCTGAAGAAGTTCTAAAAGGTAATGAAGAGATCGGAGACAAACAACCTGCTCCAATGGTTGCAGTCATTGGTTACAGCGCCGCTGAACTTTCAGAAAGAGTTCAAAGCACAAACGCAGAACTTGGACTTAGCGGAACTAAAGCGATTTATGTTTCTCTATTCAATACTCCTGATTCAAATATCGTTTCCGGAACTCCAGAAGCACTTCTTGCTTTCCGTAAAAAGTTCAAAGCTGAGATGGATGAGAAAAAAGTAAAATTCGTCTACTTAAGAACTACTGCACCATTCCATTGCCCAATCATGGACGAGACTGAAAAGACTGTTCCAAAAGATATGGAAAGGATCGGATTCAGCTATAAAGGTTCCGATCTAAAGATCCCAGTTTATTCTATTTTTGATGGAAGAAACTACCAAAATGAAGCAGACATCACCTTACCTCTATTCAGAGAGGTTCTGATCAAAGCTCTTTACTGGGACAAAGCAACGACTACTTTTGTTAAAACTCCTAAGTTAGTCGGTATTGATTTTGGACCAAGCGTTGTTTCTCAAAAACTAACTCAAGCAAACTTGGGTACTTCTGAGAACAAAATTTATAGCGCATCCAGCCCGAAAGACATCAAGGTACTTCTGGCTTAA
- the pheS gene encoding phenylalanine--tRNA ligase subunit alpha, which translates to MNLSEELDKIFEEANRLIGSSVDEADLDKNKNEYLGKKGKLTSVLKNLASLSIEEKKTIGQKANDLSKSLEEIVSKTRENLKTKGFREQSEKEWFDVLRPQGESEPGTLHPITKIQYEIEDIFTSMGFEIWDGPEVETDFNNFGALNFTDDHPARDMQDTFYLENGNLLRTHTSAIQVRALRKLKPPFKIIGPGRVFRYEEVDASHETSFYQIEGMVVGKDISAGNMLYTMEVLLSKVFEKEVKTRLRPGFFPFVEPAFELDINCQVCGGSGCSVCKQSGWLELMPCGLVHPNVFKLNGLDPKEWTGFAFGLGLDRLVMMKYGIHDIRYLHSGNLRFLKQF; encoded by the coding sequence ATGAATTTATCTGAAGAATTAGACAAAATTTTTGAAGAAGCAAATCGTTTGATCGGATCTTCCGTGGACGAAGCGGATCTCGACAAAAATAAGAATGAGTATTTGGGTAAAAAAGGAAAACTTACCTCAGTACTCAAAAATCTGGCTTCTTTATCTATTGAAGAAAAGAAAACTATAGGCCAAAAGGCAAATGACTTATCTAAAAGTTTGGAAGAGATCGTTTCCAAAACTAGGGAAAATCTAAAGACTAAAGGTTTTAGAGAGCAGTCAGAAAAGGAATGGTTCGATGTTCTTCGTCCTCAGGGAGAGAGCGAGCCAGGCACATTACATCCTATTACGAAAATTCAATATGAGATAGAGGACATTTTTACCTCAATGGGTTTCGAGATCTGGGATGGCCCAGAAGTAGAAACGGATTTTAATAATTTCGGCGCTCTAAATTTTACAGACGATCATCCAGCTCGGGACATGCAGGACACTTTCTATTTGGAAAATGGAAACCTTCTCCGCACACATACTTCTGCGATCCAAGTCCGTGCATTAAGAAAATTGAAACCACCTTTCAAGATCATTGGCCCTGGACGAGTATTCCGTTACGAAGAAGTGGACGCTTCTCACGAAACATCCTTCTATCAGATAGAAGGAATGGTGGTCGGAAAAGATATCTCTGCTGGAAATATGCTATATACGATGGAAGTCCTACTTTCAAAAGTTTTTGAGAAGGAAGTAAAGACTCGACTTAGACCCGGATTTTTCCCATTTGTAGAACCCGCATTTGAGTTGGATATCAATTGCCAGGTTTGCGGAGGAAGTGGCTGTTCCGTATGTAAACAATCCGGTTGGTTGGAGTTGATGCCTTGCGGTTTGGTGCATCCAAATGTTTTCAAATTGAACGGTTTAGATCCTAAAGAATGGACCGGATTCGCATTTGGACTCGGACTAGATCGATTGGTAATGATGAAATATGGGATCCATGATATCCGCTATTTGCATTCAGGCAATCTCAGGTTCTTAAAACAATTCTAA
- a CDS encoding UDP-N-acetylmuramate--L-alanine ligase, which produces MKIHLIGIGGIAMGNLASMLRSLGHEVSGSDAGVYPPMSDKLKEWGIPYSEGFDAERVKGKDLIVVGNAISRGNPEVEEVLNSGLEYVSMSAALERYILAGKKVVVVAGTHGKTTTTFLIHHLLKETGLNPGLFVGGIRKDGFPGFEFTNGNYFVIEGDEYDTAFFDKASKFLHYRPTYAVLNALDFDHADIFKDIGEIETMFSRLLRLVPGNGKVFYWAGAANLKRICGEASKFVKSEAFEFNKKDSILAWRKGELYSGERLLRPGFFGNHNYRNAEVALRVCEEILKKENIPKAKDKLLDALESFPGVKRRQEILFESAKSILIEDFAHHPVAVEETIRSVKQRFPGFKIISLFEPRSATSHRNVFQKEYSFAFKGSAVTMITEIYNLKKVSKDSRLDVKKLILKLPKHSGTLPFYCKDPKDLVQKVRKILPQFEKDKILILAMSNGAFGGIYPSLKELVGSIK; this is translated from the coding sequence TTGAAAATCCATCTGATTGGGATAGGCGGGATCGCCATGGGAAATCTGGCTTCTATGTTAAGAAGTCTAGGTCATGAAGTTTCCGGCTCCGATGCAGGAGTGTATCCTCCAATGTCGGATAAATTGAAAGAGTGGGGGATCCCTTACTCAGAAGGTTTCGATGCAGAGAGAGTTAAGGGTAAAGATTTAATTGTAGTTGGAAATGCAATTTCCAGAGGAAATCCTGAGGTAGAAGAAGTCTTAAATTCTGGATTGGAATACGTTTCCATGTCTGCTGCATTAGAAAGATATATTCTTGCAGGTAAAAAAGTGGTAGTTGTTGCAGGAACACATGGAAAGACCACGACCACATTCTTAATCCATCACCTGCTTAAAGAAACAGGATTAAATCCTGGATTATTCGTGGGTGGAATTCGTAAGGATGGATTTCCAGGTTTCGAATTCACGAATGGGAATTATTTCGTAATCGAAGGTGATGAGTATGATACTGCTTTCTTCGATAAGGCCTCCAAATTTCTACATTATAGACCTACATATGCAGTGTTAAATGCATTAGATTTTGATCATGCAGATATCTTTAAGGATATTGGCGAGATCGAAACAATGTTCTCTAGGTTATTAAGACTTGTGCCTGGTAACGGAAAAGTTTTCTATTGGGCGGGCGCAGCAAATTTAAAAAGGATTTGTGGAGAAGCTTCCAAATTCGTTAAATCGGAAGCATTTGAATTTAATAAGAAAGATTCGATTCTCGCTTGGAGAAAGGGAGAATTATACTCTGGAGAGAGACTTCTCCGTCCTGGATTTTTCGGAAATCATAATTACAGAAATGCGGAAGTTGCCCTTAGAGTCTGCGAAGAGATATTAAAAAAAGAGAATATTCCTAAGGCAAAAGATAAGTTGTTAGATGCATTGGAATCTTTCCCAGGTGTAAAACGTAGACAAGAAATCTTATTCGAATCTGCAAAAAGTATCCTGATTGAGGACTTTGCCCACCATCCTGTTGCTGTCGAAGAAACGATCCGTTCTGTTAAGCAAAGATTTCCAGGCTTCAAAATTATAAGTTTATTTGAGCCCCGAAGTGCTACTTCTCATCGAAATGTTTTCCAAAAGGAATACTCTTTTGCGTTTAAGGGTTCTGCTGTGACCATGATTACCGAGATTTATAATCTTAAAAAGGTCTCCAAGGATTCCCGTTTGGACGTGAAAAAGCTGATCCTAAAACTTCCAAAACATTCAGGTACCCTTCCATTTTACTGTAAGGATCCTAAGGATCTGGTCCAGAAAGTTCGGAAAATCCTTCCCCAATTCGAGAAGGATAAAATCCTGATCCTAGCCATGTCCAATGGGGCTTTCGGCGGAATTTATCCTTCTTTGAAGGAATTGGTCGGATCTATAAAATGA
- a CDS encoding SRPBCC domain-containing protein: MEIKVEIYIAAKPEQVWNILVSKEESSKIFHGCGIESDFKTGSNYAYIGPGLSGDRTVHVEGKILEIVPNKILSMTLLVGSVYGEHYKNFESRTVYTLEPYGKLTRLKLVNDQIKEGDPSYERSADGGWARVLSSIKSLAETGKPLELPMGED; the protein is encoded by the coding sequence ATGGAAATCAAAGTTGAAATTTATATAGCAGCTAAACCGGAACAGGTCTGGAACATTTTAGTTTCTAAAGAAGAAAGTAGCAAAATTTTTCACGGGTGTGGGATCGAATCCGATTTCAAAACGGGAAGCAATTACGCTTATATAGGCCCTGGACTTTCAGGAGACAGAACAGTTCATGTGGAAGGAAAAATTTTAGAAATTGTTCCGAATAAAATTTTATCTATGACTCTTTTAGTCGGCTCCGTATACGGAGAACATTACAAAAACTTTGAGTCCAGAACAGTTTATACCTTAGAACCGTACGGTAAGCTGACCAGGTTAAAATTAGTGAACGATCAAATTAAAGAAGGAGATCCTTCTTATGAACGTTCTGCGGATGGAGGGTGGGCCAGAGTTTTATCTTCTATCAAAAGTTTAGCAGAAACCGGAAAACCTTTGGAACTTCCAATGGGAGAAGATTGA
- a CDS encoding DUF4340 domain-containing protein, with protein sequence MRNKLYLLGVVVVLLFLAFFLLEKTKEDATEIEYWKLSLDRIEYYPPSEQWIEKTGDKFYSKPFTISVKEGIKKGEKFFTVINKDTETGKDIEYEGGYNSENTVRDFGTYRVKGTEEILEGIQIKDSLQVGEDSPKLVLYSGNVSKTLRIGKKHSLGSTRVILHEGPIRNILTSSSYLFDRFQKGPQDFRQKSILTLNKEYVKEISYIDENGTSIRIDNTPYESNGVKKNFWRRLSGEIILLEPKLGEDLYRFMTGLKVETFPDDENGAGFGIGNILAPNVEKSEFSLASVKVLISDGNEIVFRFHKETSIGDKKLTPVIRIINSNFKEPPIYVVANAFTQISTAAKAIKDAKAIAKPDKSKPANTSRKK encoded by the coding sequence ATGCGAAATAAACTCTATCTGCTCGGCGTAGTTGTCGTTTTACTTTTTCTGGCCTTCTTTCTTTTAGAAAAAACAAAGGAAGATGCTACAGAGATAGAATACTGGAAACTTTCTTTAGATCGTATCGAATACTATCCGCCCAGTGAACAATGGATAGAAAAAACCGGAGATAAATTTTATTCTAAACCTTTTACTATCTCAGTGAAAGAAGGGATCAAAAAGGGAGAAAAATTTTTTACAGTAATAAACAAAGATACTGAAACCGGAAAAGATATAGAATACGAAGGTGGTTATAATTCTGAAAACACTGTCAGGGATTTCGGGACTTATAGAGTAAAAGGTACGGAAGAAATTTTAGAAGGAATTCAAATCAAAGATTCCTTACAAGTTGGAGAAGATTCTCCTAAATTGGTTCTTTATTCTGGAAATGTCTCCAAAACTTTAAGGATCGGAAAAAAACATTCTTTAGGTTCTACTCGAGTGATCTTGCATGAAGGGCCGATCCGAAATATTCTAACTTCTTCTTCTTACCTATTTGATAGATTCCAAAAAGGTCCTCAGGACTTTCGTCAAAAAAGTATTCTGACCTTGAATAAGGAATATGTAAAAGAGATCTCATATATAGATGAAAATGGTACTTCTATCCGTATAGATAATACTCCTTACGAATCTAATGGTGTTAAAAAGAATTTTTGGCGCAGACTTTCGGGAGAGATTATTCTACTCGAACCAAAGTTAGGCGAAGATCTGTATAGATTTATGACCGGCTTAAAGGTAGAAACTTTTCCGGATGATGAGAATGGTGCGGGGTTTGGGATTGGAAATATTCTAGCTCCTAACGTGGAGAAGTCTGAATTCTCATTAGCGAGCGTGAAAGTTTTGATTTCTGATGGGAACGAGATAGTATTTCGTTTTCATAAGGAAACCAGCATAGGGGATAAAAAGTTAACTCCTGTGATCCGAATTATTAATTCTAATTTTAAAGAACCTCCGATTTATGTAGTGGCAAACGCGTTTACTCAAATCTCGACTGCGGCTAAGGCAATCAAGGATGCAAAAGCAATTGCAAAACCTGATAAGTCTAAACCTGCAAATACTTCTCGGAAAAAATAA